Proteins encoded together in one Salvelinus fontinalis isolate EN_2023a chromosome 6, ASM2944872v1, whole genome shotgun sequence window:
- the LOC129858447 gene encoding FERM and PDZ domain-containing protein 3-like isoform X2 — MAKVQDGHTNTCDSPAMLEESQDGMDSGSLTPGPASARQVCIQRHPSQGFGFIAGSQRPVIVRSVSADGPSIGKLLPGDQILAINEEVVSEASRERVIDLVRCCKDSIVLTVLQPHQSPKSAFISAAKKAHLRTNPPKVRFSEQVSFSDPDSTMLKDDSLLLIPNVLKVFLENGQIKSFTFDSRTTVRDVISSLQDRLSLRYIEHFALVLESGGLDQNQRLHLLQENQPLSHVVHRTYFQGMKCLFRICFFPKDPADLLRRDPAAFEYLYIQSRNDVIKERFGMDWKSDVTLRLAALHIYITVSSARPNQKISLKNVEKEWGLEPFLPLTLLPTIKEKNVCKTLSQLLKTYQHPPPSGNKVPPLQGKLQYMRVLNDLPPFGGLLFHTVGLDEKQSATTLLVGPRHGIGHVIDLKNNLTTVLTEFSRVAKIQLHRENQGVARVEVAIHEAKPLVLLMEWPDASNFACLISGYYKLFVDPKRTIYYRTPDYRGSHHAHPRSGVTAASSGDRRGDERERPHTRDPGSQSQKTATAPLPAESQHLGLCHVHLREPQQLQGLQMQAEPELDINENLISQEAPERPSAKSDPMLRSTEAIGGRPESPVQESSVVFRSRAQTMGQSQRATRFFCDSCKARLRAEGVAVALNGGSSGNSSKHCSSACASRDGGAVDLMALPPPGNEEEEEVGRKLQPPPPAIAAPPPGFRDNSSDEDDSKRGRKSQPNPNSIPSPSTATGAAAGKSSAKASAKEVLPAPEDVPVTLIDNVATRTVRDHAQELDDALVSTLQALEALAASEDFPHHPQQPAQTTGLIVLAAITPESSLDSGHETNSSELTDVSEMVSAMKQHQNQAYLLAHHINKERIFSRRDFPLAIPGCTTQTIEGGAFSMGQIRGSCPSKPVTLSKTVPLKLSPAKETTSPGHSSVKQGSNVTQDPSQSEPSEGKKAKPEPTKVCTQDRPAKSPEELKVSDPGQAPKVSKDQRSPCSAVGKLSPNLSAGIKGKKSAPLSPDPTNKALPILLAVDRTASTKICPTNMCQDAETASSETIKPSSSNDLLPVDDLFCTCPVREPGPQLRPKDPQSQKVVVFHSSSPTDDERLRAKGLQLASSKETAARAAGGAGADPVLAKPSPQVPTKSSQSPHIPVKAERKEAAEAKAERSQGKAQAEPQKCPAKTLSLLGDPTHPTCSVDKVSTFPSADSKKQGSGKGKAQRSAPFLSIKNLLSATFPARIRRETDERRAQLQKVRQYELEFLEELLKPKSSGGEYLPQGSSPVPSGTPCACQLRTSPVLKAPGISREQRRSCDCKRMCRGIRLPDTPVGSTAEPQQHRGRERSLSKTPPATSKTPHSQGGPRRPQTLEIKTTRIRSTSLESREPRGEQASCLPTCTSRTPDCMGAPQYKKLQRRYSIGEVDNAEGTPLYAEVKPKAKSLEKEMERVRATGLRLPMPVEPVHNQTQTHMAAAAAKGKKGVFFVQGEELLRESREGAPTEMLLGLPSEDSDDREKCCSFCFCYRKCEAADESSEKEELSYSIPLQVLPGMQLDSQTLPVVSKTLQVLHAEGCSGEEEEIEEEEEEEEPQTQEIDLRACGTLEGSLARVQSLQGKTFSLPDGFLNAQLDANELLAILRQCANVPQVDNESRLQPSRIVEYKQELAVRFKEFRAACRRVASVEKSPTRMLSVVTASFLVLCELTQTFIKLVRGVRSEAQRLQLLRKVEEVAINYTLLLRAAEDAMGHSSSLPNKSMSPQVTTTTTNMGSLSRPMKTLPTQ; from the exons acaatGCTAAAGGACGACTCTTTGCTACTCATACCTAATGTGCTGAAGGTGTTCCTGGAGAATGGTCAGATCAAGTCCTTTACGTTTGACAGCCGCACCACTGTCAGG GATGTGATCTCGTCCCTGCAGGACCGCCTGTCCCTGCGTTACATCGAGCACTTTGCCCTGGTGCTGGAGTCAGGTGGGCTGGACCAGAACCAGAGACTACACCTGCTGCAGGAGAACCAGCCGCTCTCACAT gtggtGCACAGGACGTATTTCCAGGGGATGAAGTGTCTCTTCCGCATCTGTTTCTTCCCCAAAGACCCGGCAGACCTGCTCAGGAGGGACCCTGCAGCCTTCGAGTACCTCTACATacag AGTCGCAATGACGTCATCAAAGAGCGCTTCGGCATGGACTGGAAGTCTGATGTCACACTGCGGCTGGCGGCGCTTCATATCTACATCACGGTGTCGTCGGCCAGACCTAATCAGAAGATCTCGCTCAAGAATGTGGA gaaGGAGTGGGGTCTGGAACCCTTCCTCCCCCTCACTCTACTTCCCACCATCAAGGAGAAGAATGTGTGTAAGACCCTGTCACAGCTGCTCAAAACCTATCAGCATCCGCCTCCCTCCGGCAATAAG GTCCCTCCTCTCCAGGGAAAGCTGCAGTACATGCGTGTGCTCAACGATCTTCCGCCCTTTGGAGGCTTGCTGTTCCACACCGTCGGACTA GATGAGAAGCAGTCGGCCACTACGCTGCTGGTGGGTCCGCGGCACGGCATCGGTCATGTGATCGACCTGAAGAACAACCTGACCACGGTTCTGACAGAGTTCAGTCGAGTTGCTAAGATACAGCTGCACCGGGAGAACCAGGGCGTTGCCCGCGTAGAGGTGGCCATACATGAGGCCAAG CCTCTGGTCCTGTTGATGGAGTGGCCTGATGCCAGTAACTTCGCCTGTCTCATCTCCGGCTACTACAAGCTGTTTGTGGACCCCAAACGAACCATCTACTACCGGACACCTG ATTACAGAGGTTCCCACCACGCCCACCCACGCTCTGGCGTCACAGCGGCGTCCAGTGGAGACCGACGAGGGGACGAGAGGGAAAGACCCCATACGAGGGACCCGGGGTCCCAGTCTCAGAAGACAGCGACTGCCCCACTGCccgcagagtcccaacacctggGTCTATGCCATGTTCATCTCCGGGAGCCACAACAGCTGCAGGGGCTCCAAATGCAGGCAGAACCCGAGCTCGACATCAATGAGAACTTAATTTCCCAAGAGGCACCAGAGCGGCCCAGTGCCAAGTCTGACCCAATGCTCCGGAGCACAGAGGCGATTGGCGGGAGGCCGGAGAGCCCCGTCCAGGAGAGCTCAGTGGTCTTCAGGAGCAGAGCCCAAACCATGGGGCAGTCCCAGCGAGCTACACGGTTCTTCTGTGACTCCTGCAAGGCCAGGTTGAGGGCAGAGGGAGTGGCTGTGGCCTTAAACGGTGGAAGCAGCGGCAACTCGTCGAAGCACTGCTCCAGCGCCTGTGCCTCCCGTGATGGTGGTGCAGTAGACCTCATGGCCCTGCCTCCCCCGGGGaacgaagaggaagaggaagtaggAAGAAAGCTGCAGCCTCCTCCGCCAGCCATTGCTGCCCCTCCGCCTGGCTTCAGGGACAACAGCTCAGATGAAGACGACTCCAAGAGAGGACGGAAGTCTCAACCAAACCCAAACTCCATCCCCAGTCCAAGCACTGCAACTGGGGCTGCTGCCGGCAAGAGCTCTGCCAAGGCTTCTGCCAAGGAAGTGCTACCGGCTCCAGAGGATGTCCCGGTGACGTTGATAGACAACGTGGCCACCAGGACAGTACGGGACCATGCCCAGGAGCTGGATGATGCTCTGGTGTCCACTCTGCAGGCCCTGGAGGCCCTAGCTGCATCAGAGGATTTCCCCCATCACCCCCAACAGCCAGCTCAGACCACAG GATTGATCGTGTTGGCGGCCATTACGCCTGAGTCATCGTTGGACTCAGGGCACGAGACCAACTCCTCTGAGCTGACAGACGTCTCAGAGATGGTGTCGGCCATGAAGCAGCACCAGAACCAGGCCTACCTGCTGGCCCACCATATCAACAAGGAGCGTATCTTCAGTCGCAGGGACTTCCCCTTGGCCATACCAGGCTGCACCACCCAGACTATAGAGGGTGGTGCGTTCTCCATGGGTCAGATCCGCGGCAGCTGCCCCTCGAAGCCAGTGACCCTCAGTAAGACTGTTCCCCTAAAGCTCAGCCCTGCTAAGGAGACTACCAGTCCAGGTCACAGCTCAGTGAAGCAGGGGAGTAACGTTACCCAAGACCCATCGCAGAGTGAACCGAGTGAAGGCAAGAAGGCAAAACCAGAGCCTACCAAAGTGTGCACCCAAGACCGCCCTGCAAAGTCACCTGAGGAGCTGAAAGTGTCCGATCCAGGGCAGGCTCCCAAGGTCAGCAAGGATCAAAGGTCACCCTGTTCTGCTGTGGGAAAACTAAGCCCGAATCTCTCTGCAGGGATCAAGGGGAAGAAGTCTGCGCCTCTGAGCCCGGACCCTACCAACAAAGCCTTACCTATTCTCTTGGCTGTAGACAGAACTGCCTCCACCAAGATTTGCCCCACAAACATGTGCCAAGATGCCGAGACTGCCTCTAGCGAGACCATCAAGCCTTCAAGCTCTAATGACCTCCTGCCAGTTGATGACCTGTTCTGCACGTGCCCAGTGAGAGAACCCGGGCCACAGCTAAGACCGAAGGATCCACAATCCCAGAAGGTGGTGgtgttccactcctcttccccAACAGACGATGAGCGTCTTCGAGCCAAAGGCCTTCAACTGGCTAGCAGCAAAGAGACTGCAGCGAGAGCAGcaggaggagcaggagcagacCCCGTCTTGGCCAAGCCCAGCCCCCAGGTTCCAACAAAGTCCTCCCAGTCCCCACACATACCTGTGAAAGCTGAGAGGAAGGAAGCAGCAGAGGCCAAGGCAGAGAGGTCCCAGGGTAAAGCTCAAGCTGAGCCACAGAAATGCCCTGCGAAGACATTATCTCTCCTGGGAGACCCCACacaccctacctgctctgtggaCAAGGTCTCCACTTTTCCATCTGCCGACAGCAAGAAGCAGGGTAGTGGTAAAGGGAAGGCCCAGCGTAGCGCCCCCTTCCTTAGTATCAAGAACCTCCTGTCGGCCACGTTCCCTGCTCGGATTCGGCGGGAGACTGACGAGCGCAGAGCCCAGCTCCAGAAGGTCCGACAGTACGAGTTAGAGTTCCTGGAAGAACTTCTGAAGCCCAAGTCATCCGGGGGAGAGTACCTACCCCAGGGGTCCTCGCCAGTCCCCTCAGGTACCCCCTGTGCTTGCCAGCTTCGTACAAGTCCTGTGCTAAAAGCCCCTGGCATCTCCCGAGAGCAACGCCGCAGCTGCGACTGCAAGAGGATGTGCAGAGGCATCCGACTGCCTGATACACCGGTCGGCTCAACTGCAGAGCCACAGCAacatagaggcagagagagatcccTCTCCAAGACCCCTCCAGCGACCTCCAAAACCCCTCACTCCCAGGGAGGTCCGAGGAGACCTCAGACCTTAGAGATCAAGACCACCCGAATCCGCTCGACCAGTCTGGAGTCACGGGAACCCAGGGGGGAACAGGCTTCCTGCTTGCCCACCTGCACCTCTCGCACACCAGACTGCATGGGCGCCCCGCAGTACAAGAAGCTACAGAGGCGGTATAGCATCGGGGAGGTGGACAACGCTGAAGGCACACCACTGTACGCCGAGGTCAAACCCAAAGCCAAGAGCCTGGAGAAGGAGATGGAGCGAGTGAGGGCCACAGGACTGAGGCTTCCAATGCCCGTGGAGCCTGTTCACAATCAAACTCAAACTCACATGGCTGCTGCAGCGGCGAAGGGGAAGAAAGGAGTGTTCTTCGTCCAGGGAGAAGAGCTGCTgcgggagagcagagagggggcgCCGACAGAGATGCTGCTGGGGCTGCCTAGCGAGGACAGTGATGACAGGGAGAAGTGCTGCTCCTTCTGTTTCTGCTACAGGAAGTGTGAGGCGGCGGACGAGAGCAGTGAGAAAGAAGAGCTTTCCTACTCCATCCCCCTCCAGGTCCTGCCTGGGATGCAGCTGGACTCTCAGACCTTGCCCGTCGTCAGCAAAACCCTCCAGGTTCTCCACGCTGAGGGCTGCAGCGGGGAGGAGGAagaaatagaggaagaggaagaagaagaggagccGCAGACACAGGAGATTGACCTCCGGGCCTGCGGGACTCTGGAGGGTAGCCTGGCGAGGGTCCAGTCCCTGCAAGGGAAGACGTTCAGCCTGCCGGACGGTTTCCTCAACGCCCAGCTGGATGCTAATGAGCTGCTAGCCATCTTGCGACAGTGCGCTAACGTTCCCCAGGTGGATAACGAATCACGCCTCCAGCCGTCCCGGATTGTCGAGTACAAGCAGGAGCTGGCGGTGCGCTTCAAGGAGTTCAGGGCAGCATGCAGACGGGTGGCGAGCGTCGAGAAGAGCCCCACACGCATGCTGAGCGTTGTTACGGCCAGTTTCCTGGTCCTCTGCGAACTGACTCAGACCTTCATCAAGCTGGTTAGAGGGGTGCGTTCAGAGGCCCAAAGGCTGCAGCTGCTGCGGAAAGTTGAAGAGGTTGCTATCAATTACACTTTGTTGTTGCGTGCAGCCGAGGATGCTATGGGCCACTCCAGTAGTCTGCCTAACAAGAGCATGAGTCCCCAAgttactacaaccaccactaacatGGGCTCCCTCTCTCGCCCAATGAAAACCCTGCCCACCCAGTAG
- the LOC129858447 gene encoding FERM and PDZ domain-containing protein 3-like isoform X3, translating into MLKDDSLLLIPNVLKVFLENGQIKSFTFDSRTTVRDVISSLQDRLSLRYIEHFALVLESGGLDQNQRLHLLQENQPLSHVVHRTYFQGMKCLFRICFFPKDPADLLRRDPAAFEYLYIQSRNDVIKERFGMDWKSDVTLRLAALHIYITVSSARPNQKISLKNVEKEWGLEPFLPLTLLPTIKEKNVCKTLSQLLKTYQHPPPSGNKVPPLQGKLQYMRVLNDLPPFGGLLFHTVGLDEKQSATTLLVGPRHGIGHVIDLKNNLTTVLTEFSRVAKIQLHRENQGVARVEVAIHEAKPLVLLMEWPDASNFACLISGYYKLFVDPKRTIYYRTPGQSYMIKADYRGSHHAHPRSGVTAASSGDRRGDERERPHTRDPGSQSQKTATAPLPAESQHLGLCHVHLREPQQLQGLQMQAEPELDINENLISQEAPERPSAKSDPMLRSTEAIGGRPESPVQESSVVFRSRAQTMGQSQRATRFFCDSCKARLRAEGVAVALNGGSSGNSSKHCSSACASRDGGAVDLMALPPPGNEEEEEVGRKLQPPPPAIAAPPPGFRDNSSDEDDSKRGRKSQPNPNSIPSPSTATGAAAGKSSAKASAKEVLPAPEDVPVTLIDNVATRTVRDHAQELDDALVSTLQALEALAASEDFPHHPQQPAQTTGLIVLAAITPESSLDSGHETNSSELTDVSEMVSAMKQHQNQAYLLAHHINKERIFSRRDFPLAIPGCTTQTIEGGAFSMGQIRGSCPSKPVTLSKTVPLKLSPAKETTSPGHSSVKQGSNVTQDPSQSEPSEGKKAKPEPTKVCTQDRPAKSPEELKVSDPGQAPKVSKDQRSPCSAVGKLSPNLSAGIKGKKSAPLSPDPTNKALPILLAVDRTASTKICPTNMCQDAETASSETIKPSSSNDLLPVDDLFCTCPVREPGPQLRPKDPQSQKVVVFHSSSPTDDERLRAKGLQLASSKETAARAAGGAGADPVLAKPSPQVPTKSSQSPHIPVKAERKEAAEAKAERSQGKAQAEPQKCPAKTLSLLGDPTHPTCSVDKVSTFPSADSKKQGSGKGKAQRSAPFLSIKNLLSATFPARIRRETDERRAQLQKVRQYELEFLEELLKPKSSGGEYLPQGSSPVPSGTPCACQLRTSPVLKAPGISREQRRSCDCKRMCRGIRLPDTPVGSTAEPQQHRGRERSLSKTPPATSKTPHSQGGPRRPQTLEIKTTRIRSTSLESREPRGEQASCLPTCTSRTPDCMGAPQYKKLQRRYSIGEVDNAEGTPLYAEVKPKAKSLEKEMERVRATGLRLPMPVEPVHNQTQTHMAAAAAKGKKGVFFVQGEELLRESREGAPTEMLLGLPSEDSDDREKCCSFCFCYRKCEAADESSEKEELSYSIPLQVLPGMQLDSQTLPVVSKTLQVLHAEGCSGEEEEIEEEEEEEEPQTQEIDLRACGTLEGSLARVQSLQGKTFSLPDGFLNAQLDANELLAILRQCANVPQVDNESRLQPSRIVEYKQELAVRFKEFRAACRRVASVEKSPTRMLSVVTASFLVLCELTQTFIKLVRGVRSEAQRLQLLRKVEEVAINYTLLLRAAEDAMGHSSSLPNKSMSPQVTTTTTNMGSLSRPMKTLPTQ; encoded by the exons atGCTAAAGGACGACTCTTTGCTACTCATACCTAATGTGCTGAAGGTGTTCCTGGAGAATGGTCAGATCAAGTCCTTTACGTTTGACAGCCGCACCACTGTCAGG GATGTGATCTCGTCCCTGCAGGACCGCCTGTCCCTGCGTTACATCGAGCACTTTGCCCTGGTGCTGGAGTCAGGTGGGCTGGACCAGAACCAGAGACTACACCTGCTGCAGGAGAACCAGCCGCTCTCACAT gtggtGCACAGGACGTATTTCCAGGGGATGAAGTGTCTCTTCCGCATCTGTTTCTTCCCCAAAGACCCGGCAGACCTGCTCAGGAGGGACCCTGCAGCCTTCGAGTACCTCTACATacag AGTCGCAATGACGTCATCAAAGAGCGCTTCGGCATGGACTGGAAGTCTGATGTCACACTGCGGCTGGCGGCGCTTCATATCTACATCACGGTGTCGTCGGCCAGACCTAATCAGAAGATCTCGCTCAAGAATGTGGA gaaGGAGTGGGGTCTGGAACCCTTCCTCCCCCTCACTCTACTTCCCACCATCAAGGAGAAGAATGTGTGTAAGACCCTGTCACAGCTGCTCAAAACCTATCAGCATCCGCCTCCCTCCGGCAATAAG GTCCCTCCTCTCCAGGGAAAGCTGCAGTACATGCGTGTGCTCAACGATCTTCCGCCCTTTGGAGGCTTGCTGTTCCACACCGTCGGACTA GATGAGAAGCAGTCGGCCACTACGCTGCTGGTGGGTCCGCGGCACGGCATCGGTCATGTGATCGACCTGAAGAACAACCTGACCACGGTTCTGACAGAGTTCAGTCGAGTTGCTAAGATACAGCTGCACCGGGAGAACCAGGGCGTTGCCCGCGTAGAGGTGGCCATACATGAGGCCAAG CCTCTGGTCCTGTTGATGGAGTGGCCTGATGCCAGTAACTTCGCCTGTCTCATCTCCGGCTACTACAAGCTGTTTGTGGACCCCAAACGAACCATCTACTACCGGACACCTGGTCAGTCTTATATGATCAAGGCAG ATTACAGAGGTTCCCACCACGCCCACCCACGCTCTGGCGTCACAGCGGCGTCCAGTGGAGACCGACGAGGGGACGAGAGGGAAAGACCCCATACGAGGGACCCGGGGTCCCAGTCTCAGAAGACAGCGACTGCCCCACTGCccgcagagtcccaacacctggGTCTATGCCATGTTCATCTCCGGGAGCCACAACAGCTGCAGGGGCTCCAAATGCAGGCAGAACCCGAGCTCGACATCAATGAGAACTTAATTTCCCAAGAGGCACCAGAGCGGCCCAGTGCCAAGTCTGACCCAATGCTCCGGAGCACAGAGGCGATTGGCGGGAGGCCGGAGAGCCCCGTCCAGGAGAGCTCAGTGGTCTTCAGGAGCAGAGCCCAAACCATGGGGCAGTCCCAGCGAGCTACACGGTTCTTCTGTGACTCCTGCAAGGCCAGGTTGAGGGCAGAGGGAGTGGCTGTGGCCTTAAACGGTGGAAGCAGCGGCAACTCGTCGAAGCACTGCTCCAGCGCCTGTGCCTCCCGTGATGGTGGTGCAGTAGACCTCATGGCCCTGCCTCCCCCGGGGaacgaagaggaagaggaagtaggAAGAAAGCTGCAGCCTCCTCCGCCAGCCATTGCTGCCCCTCCGCCTGGCTTCAGGGACAACAGCTCAGATGAAGACGACTCCAAGAGAGGACGGAAGTCTCAACCAAACCCAAACTCCATCCCCAGTCCAAGCACTGCAACTGGGGCTGCTGCCGGCAAGAGCTCTGCCAAGGCTTCTGCCAAGGAAGTGCTACCGGCTCCAGAGGATGTCCCGGTGACGTTGATAGACAACGTGGCCACCAGGACAGTACGGGACCATGCCCAGGAGCTGGATGATGCTCTGGTGTCCACTCTGCAGGCCCTGGAGGCCCTAGCTGCATCAGAGGATTTCCCCCATCACCCCCAACAGCCAGCTCAGACCACAG GATTGATCGTGTTGGCGGCCATTACGCCTGAGTCATCGTTGGACTCAGGGCACGAGACCAACTCCTCTGAGCTGACAGACGTCTCAGAGATGGTGTCGGCCATGAAGCAGCACCAGAACCAGGCCTACCTGCTGGCCCACCATATCAACAAGGAGCGTATCTTCAGTCGCAGGGACTTCCCCTTGGCCATACCAGGCTGCACCACCCAGACTATAGAGGGTGGTGCGTTCTCCATGGGTCAGATCCGCGGCAGCTGCCCCTCGAAGCCAGTGACCCTCAGTAAGACTGTTCCCCTAAAGCTCAGCCCTGCTAAGGAGACTACCAGTCCAGGTCACAGCTCAGTGAAGCAGGGGAGTAACGTTACCCAAGACCCATCGCAGAGTGAACCGAGTGAAGGCAAGAAGGCAAAACCAGAGCCTACCAAAGTGTGCACCCAAGACCGCCCTGCAAAGTCACCTGAGGAGCTGAAAGTGTCCGATCCAGGGCAGGCTCCCAAGGTCAGCAAGGATCAAAGGTCACCCTGTTCTGCTGTGGGAAAACTAAGCCCGAATCTCTCTGCAGGGATCAAGGGGAAGAAGTCTGCGCCTCTGAGCCCGGACCCTACCAACAAAGCCTTACCTATTCTCTTGGCTGTAGACAGAACTGCCTCCACCAAGATTTGCCCCACAAACATGTGCCAAGATGCCGAGACTGCCTCTAGCGAGACCATCAAGCCTTCAAGCTCTAATGACCTCCTGCCAGTTGATGACCTGTTCTGCACGTGCCCAGTGAGAGAACCCGGGCCACAGCTAAGACCGAAGGATCCACAATCCCAGAAGGTGGTGgtgttccactcctcttccccAACAGACGATGAGCGTCTTCGAGCCAAAGGCCTTCAACTGGCTAGCAGCAAAGAGACTGCAGCGAGAGCAGcaggaggagcaggagcagacCCCGTCTTGGCCAAGCCCAGCCCCCAGGTTCCAACAAAGTCCTCCCAGTCCCCACACATACCTGTGAAAGCTGAGAGGAAGGAAGCAGCAGAGGCCAAGGCAGAGAGGTCCCAGGGTAAAGCTCAAGCTGAGCCACAGAAATGCCCTGCGAAGACATTATCTCTCCTGGGAGACCCCACacaccctacctgctctgtggaCAAGGTCTCCACTTTTCCATCTGCCGACAGCAAGAAGCAGGGTAGTGGTAAAGGGAAGGCCCAGCGTAGCGCCCCCTTCCTTAGTATCAAGAACCTCCTGTCGGCCACGTTCCCTGCTCGGATTCGGCGGGAGACTGACGAGCGCAGAGCCCAGCTCCAGAAGGTCCGACAGTACGAGTTAGAGTTCCTGGAAGAACTTCTGAAGCCCAAGTCATCCGGGGGAGAGTACCTACCCCAGGGGTCCTCGCCAGTCCCCTCAGGTACCCCCTGTGCTTGCCAGCTTCGTACAAGTCCTGTGCTAAAAGCCCCTGGCATCTCCCGAGAGCAACGCCGCAGCTGCGACTGCAAGAGGATGTGCAGAGGCATCCGACTGCCTGATACACCGGTCGGCTCAACTGCAGAGCCACAGCAacatagaggcagagagagatcccTCTCCAAGACCCCTCCAGCGACCTCCAAAACCCCTCACTCCCAGGGAGGTCCGAGGAGACCTCAGACCTTAGAGATCAAGACCACCCGAATCCGCTCGACCAGTCTGGAGTCACGGGAACCCAGGGGGGAACAGGCTTCCTGCTTGCCCACCTGCACCTCTCGCACACCAGACTGCATGGGCGCCCCGCAGTACAAGAAGCTACAGAGGCGGTATAGCATCGGGGAGGTGGACAACGCTGAAGGCACACCACTGTACGCCGAGGTCAAACCCAAAGCCAAGAGCCTGGAGAAGGAGATGGAGCGAGTGAGGGCCACAGGACTGAGGCTTCCAATGCCCGTGGAGCCTGTTCACAATCAAACTCAAACTCACATGGCTGCTGCAGCGGCGAAGGGGAAGAAAGGAGTGTTCTTCGTCCAGGGAGAAGAGCTGCTgcgggagagcagagagggggcgCCGACAGAGATGCTGCTGGGGCTGCCTAGCGAGGACAGTGATGACAGGGAGAAGTGCTGCTCCTTCTGTTTCTGCTACAGGAAGTGTGAGGCGGCGGACGAGAGCAGTGAGAAAGAAGAGCTTTCCTACTCCATCCCCCTCCAGGTCCTGCCTGGGATGCAGCTGGACTCTCAGACCTTGCCCGTCGTCAGCAAAACCCTCCAGGTTCTCCACGCTGAGGGCTGCAGCGGGGAGGAGGAagaaatagaggaagaggaagaagaagaggagccGCAGACACAGGAGATTGACCTCCGGGCCTGCGGGACTCTGGAGGGTAGCCTGGCGAGGGTCCAGTCCCTGCAAGGGAAGACGTTCAGCCTGCCGGACGGTTTCCTCAACGCCCAGCTGGATGCTAATGAGCTGCTAGCCATCTTGCGACAGTGCGCTAACGTTCCCCAGGTGGATAACGAATCACGCCTCCAGCCGTCCCGGATTGTCGAGTACAAGCAGGAGCTGGCGGTGCGCTTCAAGGAGTTCAGGGCAGCATGCAGACGGGTGGCGAGCGTCGAGAAGAGCCCCACACGCATGCTGAGCGTTGTTACGGCCAGTTTCCTGGTCCTCTGCGAACTGACTCAGACCTTCATCAAGCTGGTTAGAGGGGTGCGTTCAGAGGCCCAAAGGCTGCAGCTGCTGCGGAAAGTTGAAGAGGTTGCTATCAATTACACTTTGTTGTTGCGTGCAGCCGAGGATGCTATGGGCCACTCCAGTAGTCTGCCTAACAAGAGCATGAGTCCCCAAgttactacaaccaccactaacatGGGCTCCCTCTCTCGCCCAATGAAAACCCTGCCCACCCAGTAG